One part of the Nostoc sp. PCC 7120 = FACHB-418 genome encodes these proteins:
- a CDS encoding ARPP-2 domain-containing protein, whose amino-acid sequence MSKTKSLLTDISLKGLEIAPSQIRGAVRIVPLLRREVRGDLRLLRRSYDEDIAVVSLEGQISKPGMKYFSYVPHGLVMSWSDDGSPVASFGGQMLKPEGKSFNSCCASVRLMHRMAKRESRNQLRFLPLHLAMEGFLSLFFSGPDIAWSEYSKYALSHGLGSRYESSFSGRYIAGLEDALRVFEIHERQVGVLVFVAEALASAFVVPTPEDYRALHTSLLEDFYGELIYEYSLMYGATFPMATSVDDAQINSLTDLSGAIAQMRSDWATFQGFMAEGLLQRQLQSQRVYTAGQFQLQRFITNLQPKEENHIGEAIIRDNGELEYLKTYRLSAAQTRRVYLLSQLAEYNWNIDATAKALGHTRDELVSRLEASGFGYLLNQQVRDAARKKAKR is encoded by the coding sequence ATGTCAAAAACTAAAAGTTTATTAACAGATATATCACTCAAAGGATTGGAAATTGCGCCTTCTCAAATACGTGGTGCAGTACGTATTGTGCCATTGTTGCGGCGAGAAGTGCGGGGTGATTTGCGTTTGCTGCGTCGTTCTTACGATGAAGATATTGCGGTGGTTTCCCTGGAGGGTCAAATAAGCAAACCGGGGATGAAATACTTCTCTTATGTCCCTCATGGCTTAGTCATGTCTTGGAGTGATGACGGTAGTCCAGTAGCCAGCTTTGGCGGACAGATGCTCAAGCCTGAGGGTAAAAGTTTTAATTCCTGTTGTGCAAGTGTGCGGTTAATGCACCGCATGGCGAAACGAGAATCAAGGAATCAACTGAGATTTTTACCTTTGCACTTAGCAATGGAAGGTTTCCTTTCGCTGTTTTTTTCAGGCCCAGATATTGCTTGGAGTGAATATTCTAAGTATGCTTTGTCTCACGGACTGGGTTCACGCTACGAATCATCTTTTAGTGGGCGTTACATTGCTGGGTTAGAAGATGCTTTACGGGTGTTTGAGATTCACGAAAGACAAGTTGGTGTATTGGTATTTGTCGCTGAAGCTTTAGCCTCTGCTTTTGTCGTTCCCACACCTGAAGACTACCGCGCTCTGCACACCAGTCTTTTAGAAGACTTTTATGGTGAACTAATTTACGAGTACAGCTTGATGTATGGTGCAACTTTTCCAATGGCTACATCTGTAGATGATGCCCAGATTAATAGTTTGACAGATTTAAGTGGAGCGATCGCCCAAATGCGATCAGATTGGGCTACATTCCAAGGATTCATGGCGGAAGGATTGCTACAGCGCCAACTCCAATCCCAGAGAGTGTACACGGCTGGACAATTCCAACTGCAACGGTTCATTACTAATCTGCAACCTAAAGAAGAAAACCATATCGGTGAGGCGATTATTCGAGATAACGGAGAGTTAGAATATCTCAAAACTTACCGTCTATCAGCCGCCCAAACCCGTCGCGTGTACTTACTCAGCCAACTAGCCGAATATAACTGGAATATTGATGCTACAGCCAAAGCCTTGGGACACACCCGCGATGAACTAGTTTCTCGCCTCGAAGCTTCAGGTTTTGGTTATCTACTCAATCAACAAGTACGCGACGCAGCACGGAAAAAAGCGAAAAGGTGA
- a CDS encoding sodium-dependent bicarbonate transport family permease, whose product MDFFSLFLMDFVKQLQSPTLGFLIGGMVIAALGSELIIPEAICQIIVFMLLTKIGLTGGIAIRNSNLTEMVLPAASAVAVGVLVVFIARYTLAKLPKVNTVDAIATGGLFGAVSGSTMAAALTLLEEQKIQYEAWAAALYPFMDIPALVTAIVVANIYLNKKKRSAAGEYLSKQSVAAGEYPDQQDYPSSRQEYLRKQQSADNRVKIWPIVKESLQGPALSAMLLGIALGLFTQPESVYKSFYDPLFRGLLSILMLVMGMEAWSRIGELRKVAQWYVVYSVVAPLVHGFIAFGLGMIAHYATGFSLGGVVILAVIAASSSDISGPPTLRAGIPSANPSAYIGASTAIGTPIAIGLAIPLFLGLAQAIGGR is encoded by the coding sequence ATGGATTTTTTTTCCTTGTTCTTAATGGACTTCGTTAAGCAGTTGCAGTCCCCAACACTTGGGTTTTTGATTGGTGGTATGGTCATTGCCGCTCTCGGTAGCGAATTGATAATTCCAGAGGCGATTTGTCAGATCATCGTCTTCATGTTGCTCACCAAAATCGGTCTGACCGGTGGTATTGCGATCCGCAATTCCAACCTGACAGAGATGGTGTTACCCGCAGCGTCTGCTGTAGCAGTAGGGGTTCTTGTTGTATTCATCGCGCGCTATACCTTGGCCAAGCTGCCGAAGGTCAACACCGTAGATGCGATTGCGACCGGGGGGTTGTTTGGTGCTGTGAGTGGCTCTACCATGGCTGCCGCCCTGACGCTACTGGAAGAACAAAAAATCCAATACGAGGCATGGGCAGCCGCACTCTATCCCTTCATGGATATCCCCGCGCTCGTAACGGCGATTGTGGTGGCCAACATTTATCTCAACAAGAAGAAGCGTAGTGCAGCAGGCGAGTATCTCAGCAAGCAGAGTGTTGCAGCAGGCGAGTATCCCGATCAGCAGGATTATCCCAGCAGTCGGCAAGAGTATCTCCGCAAGCAGCAGTCTGCTGATAATCGGGTCAAAATATGGCCGATCGTCAAGGAAAGCCTCCAGGGCCCTGCCCTATCGGCAATGTTGCTCGGCATTGCTCTTGGCCTGTTCACCCAGCCGGAAAGTGTCTATAAAAGCTTCTACGACCCCCTCTTCCGAGGCTTGCTTTCGATCTTGATGCTGGTTATGGGTATGGAGGCTTGGTCAAGGATTGGCGAACTACGGAAGGTAGCCCAGTGGTACGTTGTGTATAGCGTAGTGGCACCGTTGGTGCATGGGTTCATCGCCTTCGGTCTCGGCATGATTGCCCACTACGCCACGGGATTCAGCCTGGGCGGTGTTGTGATCCTGGCCGTCATCGCCGCCTCCAGTTCAGACATCTCAGGTCCACCCACGTTGCGAGCCGGAATTCCGTCGGCCAATCCCTCCGCCTACATCGGTGCCTCCACAGCTATCGGTACACCCATTGCCATTGGCTTGGCAATACCGCTCTTCCTCGGTCTCGCCCAGGCGATAGGCGGCCGCTAA
- a CDS encoding P-II family nitrogen regulator: protein MAKPAKKLVIVTEKILLKKIANIIEESGATGYTVLETGGKGSRNVRSTGQPNVSDTQANIKFEVLTPDRDMAENIADQVAVKFFLDFAGMIYICDAEVLYGHSFCGPDGC, encoded by the coding sequence ATGGCCAAGCCAGCCAAAAAGCTCGTCATCGTCACGGAAAAGATTCTGCTGAAAAAGATCGCCAATATCATCGAAGAATCCGGGGCAACCGGTTATACGGTTTTGGAAACTGGCGGTAAAGGCAGTCGCAACGTGCGCTCGACGGGACAACCCAACGTTTCTGACACCCAGGCGAATATAAAATTCGAGGTGCTCACCCCGGATCGAGATATGGCCGAGAATATTGCGGATCAGGTCGCAGTGAAGTTTTTCCTCGATTTTGCGGGCATGATCTATATCTGTGACGCAGAGGTACTGTACGGACACAGTTTCTGCGGACCAGACGGCTGTTGA